A genomic window from Vitis riparia cultivar Riparia Gloire de Montpellier isolate 1030 chromosome 16, EGFV_Vit.rip_1.0, whole genome shotgun sequence includes:
- the LOC117933596 gene encoding cytochrome P450 704C1-like isoform X5, with the protein MSKDQRPPVAGPVFSQLIHFSKLFDYQASLAQKYITYRMILPSHSEIYTADPVNVEYILKTNFINYGKGEYHCDIMKDLFGDGIFAVDGEKWRHQRKLASYEFSTKVLRDFSTSVFQDNAAKLVLKVSMVAAAKQMMDLQDMLMKSTLDSIFKVGFGVDLNSLSGSDVFGNQFIKAFDDSNVIVYWRYVDLLWRIKRFLNLGLEAALKHNIKVIDSFIFELIRCKREQMKNKELDRGKEDILSRFLLESKKDPKKMNDRYLRDIILSFVIAGKDTSADTLTWFFYLLCKHPLVQEKVVLEVREATKAQINISADEFAKKITEKALDKMQYLHAALTETLRLYPAVPMDGKHSEEDDILPDGFKVKKGDGMCYMAYAMGRMRCIWGEDAGEFRPERWLENGVFQPESPFKFTAFQAGPRICLGKEFAYRQMKILAAVLVYFFKFKLVDERKEARYRTMFTLHMDQGLHLYAFPRL; encoded by the exons ATGTCAAAGGATCAACGGCCTCCAGTAGCTGGTCCGGTGTTCAGCCAACTTATACACTTCAGTAAACTCTTTGATTATCAAGCATCTCTTGCCCAGAAGTACATTACTTACCGTATGATCCTGCCATCACATAGTGAAATTTACACTGCTGATCCAGTTAATGTTGAATATATACTCAAAACAAACTTCATCAATTATGGCAAG GGGGAGTATCATTGTGACATAATGAAAGATCTGTTTGGGGATGGAATTTTTGCAGTGGATGGAGAAAAATGGCGCCACCAGCGGAAGCTTGCAAGTTATGAATTCTCAACGAAAGTTTTGCGAGATTTCAGTACTTCTGTTTTTCAAGATAATGCTGCAAAATTGGTTTTGAAGGTTTCTATGGTGGCTGCAGCTAAGCAAATGATGGATTTGCAG gatatgtTGATGAAATCAACTTTGGACTCGATTTTTAAGGTGGGATTTGGGGTTGACCTTAATTCTCTATCTGGCTCAGATGTCTTCGGAAATCAATTCATCAAAGCCTTTGATGATTCTAATGTCATTGTGTATTGGAGATATGTCGATCTATTATGGAGGATTAAGAGGTTCCTTAATTTAGGCTTGGAAGCTGCTCTTAAGCATAACATCAAAGTCATTGacagttttatttttgaattaattagaTGCAAGAGGGAGCAGATGAAGAATAAAGAGCTTGAT AGAGGAAAAGAGGATATATTATCAAGGTTTCTGCTGGAGAGTAAGAAGGAtccaaagaaaatgaatgatcGATATTTGAGAGATATAATTCTCAGTTTCGTCATTGCTGGTAAGGACACATCTGCTGACACGCTTACTTGGTTCTTTTACTTGCTCTGCAAGCATCCTCTGGTTCAAGAAAAGGTTGTGCTGGAGGTGAGAGAAGCAACTAAAGCTCAGATTAACATATCTGCTGATGAGTTTGCCAAGAAGATAACAGAAAAAGCCCTCGACAAGATGCAGTATCTTCATGCAGCGTTAACTGAGACTCTCAGACTCTACCCAGCAGTCCCTATG GATGGAAAGCATTCAGAAGAAGATGATATTCTTCCTGATGGCTTCAAAGTAAAGAAAGGAGATGGTATGTGCTACATGGCTTATGCCATGGGGAGAATGAGATGCATTTGGGGTGAGGATGCGGGGGAGTTTCGACCTGAAAGATGGCTTGAGAATGGTGTTTTCCAACCTGAAAGTCCTTTTAAATTCACTGCTTTTCAG GCTGGTCCTCGGATTTGCTTGGGAAAGGAATTTGCTTATAGGCAAATGAAGATCTTGGCTGCTGTTCTTGTCtactttttcaaattcaaacttGTGGATGAGAGGAAGGAGGCCAGGTATCGAACCATGTTCACCCTTCACATGGATCAAGGTCTCCATCTATATGCATTTCCTAGACTGTAA
- the LOC117933596 gene encoding cytochrome P450 704C1-like isoform X1: MVLFRNQWGQRCEDLCTLHYLQGPEMHVKIKDTHILSAQENMRVGEGGAFNKTTKFLFVYIREVMSKDQRPPVAGPVFSQLIHFSKLFDYQASLAQKYITYRMILPSHSEIYTADPVNVEYILKTNFINYGKGEYHCDIMKDLFGDGIFAVDGEKWRHQRKLASYEFSTKVLRDFSTSVFQDNAAKLVLKVSMVAAAKQMMDLQDMLMKSTLDSIFKVGFGVDLNSLSGSDVFGNQFIKAFDDSNVIVYWRYVDLLWRIKRFLNLGLEAALKHNIKVIDSFIFELIRCKREQMKNKELDRGKEDILSRFLLESKKDPKKMNDRYLRDIILSFVIAGKDTSADTLTWFFYLLCKHPLVQEKVVLEVREATKAQINISADEFAKKITEKALDKMQYLHAALTETLRLYPAVPMDGKHSEEDDILPDGFKVKKGDGMCYMAYAMGRMRCIWGEDAGEFRPERWLENGVFQPESPFKFTAFQAGPRICLGKEFAYRQMKILAAVLVYFFKFKLVDERKEARYRTMFTLHMDQGLHLYAFPRL, translated from the exons ATGGTGTTATTTAGAAACCAGTGGGGACAGAGATGTGAAG ATCTGTGTACCCTCCATTACCTTCAAGGACCTGAGATGCATGTGAAGATCAAAGATACTCATATATTGAG TGCACAGGAAAACATGAGAGTTGGAGAGGGAGGCGCATTCAATAAGACGA CTAAATTTCTATTTGTTTACATAAGAGAGGTAATGTCAAAGGATCAACGGCCTCCAGTAGCTGGTCCGGTGTTCAGCCAACTTATACACTTCAGTAAACTCTTTGATTATCAAGCATCTCTTGCCCAGAAGTACATTACTTACCGTATGATCCTGCCATCACATAGTGAAATTTACACTGCTGATCCAGTTAATGTTGAATATATACTCAAAACAAACTTCATCAATTATGGCAAG GGGGAGTATCATTGTGACATAATGAAAGATCTGTTTGGGGATGGAATTTTTGCAGTGGATGGAGAAAAATGGCGCCACCAGCGGAAGCTTGCAAGTTATGAATTCTCAACGAAAGTTTTGCGAGATTTCAGTACTTCTGTTTTTCAAGATAATGCTGCAAAATTGGTTTTGAAGGTTTCTATGGTGGCTGCAGCTAAGCAAATGATGGATTTGCAG gatatgtTGATGAAATCAACTTTGGACTCGATTTTTAAGGTGGGATTTGGGGTTGACCTTAATTCTCTATCTGGCTCAGATGTCTTCGGAAATCAATTCATCAAAGCCTTTGATGATTCTAATGTCATTGTGTATTGGAGATATGTCGATCTATTATGGAGGATTAAGAGGTTCCTTAATTTAGGCTTGGAAGCTGCTCTTAAGCATAACATCAAAGTCATTGacagttttatttttgaattaattagaTGCAAGAGGGAGCAGATGAAGAATAAAGAGCTTGAT AGAGGAAAAGAGGATATATTATCAAGGTTTCTGCTGGAGAGTAAGAAGGAtccaaagaaaatgaatgatcGATATTTGAGAGATATAATTCTCAGTTTCGTCATTGCTGGTAAGGACACATCTGCTGACACGCTTACTTGGTTCTTTTACTTGCTCTGCAAGCATCCTCTGGTTCAAGAAAAGGTTGTGCTGGAGGTGAGAGAAGCAACTAAAGCTCAGATTAACATATCTGCTGATGAGTTTGCCAAGAAGATAACAGAAAAAGCCCTCGACAAGATGCAGTATCTTCATGCAGCGTTAACTGAGACTCTCAGACTCTACCCAGCAGTCCCTATG GATGGAAAGCATTCAGAAGAAGATGATATTCTTCCTGATGGCTTCAAAGTAAAGAAAGGAGATGGTATGTGCTACATGGCTTATGCCATGGGGAGAATGAGATGCATTTGGGGTGAGGATGCGGGGGAGTTTCGACCTGAAAGATGGCTTGAGAATGGTGTTTTCCAACCTGAAAGTCCTTTTAAATTCACTGCTTTTCAG GCTGGTCCTCGGATTTGCTTGGGAAAGGAATTTGCTTATAGGCAAATGAAGATCTTGGCTGCTGTTCTTGTCtactttttcaaattcaaacttGTGGATGAGAGGAAGGAGGCCAGGTATCGAACCATGTTCACCCTTCACATGGATCAAGGTCTCCATCTATATGCATTTCCTAGACTGTAA
- the LOC117933596 gene encoding cytochrome P450 704C1-like isoform X4, translated as MSRNKASHATKAKFLFVYIREVMSKDQRPPVAGPVFSQLIHFSKLFDYQASLAQKYITYRMILPSHSEIYTADPVNVEYILKTNFINYGKGEYHCDIMKDLFGDGIFAVDGEKWRHQRKLASYEFSTKVLRDFSTSVFQDNAAKLVLKVSMVAAAKQMMDLQDMLMKSTLDSIFKVGFGVDLNSLSGSDVFGNQFIKAFDDSNVIVYWRYVDLLWRIKRFLNLGLEAALKHNIKVIDSFIFELIRCKREQMKNKELDRGKEDILSRFLLESKKDPKKMNDRYLRDIILSFVIAGKDTSADTLTWFFYLLCKHPLVQEKVVLEVREATKAQINISADEFAKKITEKALDKMQYLHAALTETLRLYPAVPMDGKHSEEDDILPDGFKVKKGDGMCYMAYAMGRMRCIWGEDAGEFRPERWLENGVFQPESPFKFTAFQAGPRICLGKEFAYRQMKILAAVLVYFFKFKLVDERKEARYRTMFTLHMDQGLHLYAFPRL; from the exons ATGTCAAGAAACAAAGCATCTCATGCTACTAAAG CTAAATTTCTATTTGTTTACATAAGAGAGGTAATGTCAAAGGATCAACGGCCTCCAGTAGCTGGTCCGGTGTTCAGCCAACTTATACACTTCAGTAAACTCTTTGATTATCAAGCATCTCTTGCCCAGAAGTACATTACTTACCGTATGATCCTGCCATCACATAGTGAAATTTACACTGCTGATCCAGTTAATGTTGAATATATACTCAAAACAAACTTCATCAATTATGGCAAG GGGGAGTATCATTGTGACATAATGAAAGATCTGTTTGGGGATGGAATTTTTGCAGTGGATGGAGAAAAATGGCGCCACCAGCGGAAGCTTGCAAGTTATGAATTCTCAACGAAAGTTTTGCGAGATTTCAGTACTTCTGTTTTTCAAGATAATGCTGCAAAATTGGTTTTGAAGGTTTCTATGGTGGCTGCAGCTAAGCAAATGATGGATTTGCAG gatatgtTGATGAAATCAACTTTGGACTCGATTTTTAAGGTGGGATTTGGGGTTGACCTTAATTCTCTATCTGGCTCAGATGTCTTCGGAAATCAATTCATCAAAGCCTTTGATGATTCTAATGTCATTGTGTATTGGAGATATGTCGATCTATTATGGAGGATTAAGAGGTTCCTTAATTTAGGCTTGGAAGCTGCTCTTAAGCATAACATCAAAGTCATTGacagttttatttttgaattaattagaTGCAAGAGGGAGCAGATGAAGAATAAAGAGCTTGAT AGAGGAAAAGAGGATATATTATCAAGGTTTCTGCTGGAGAGTAAGAAGGAtccaaagaaaatgaatgatcGATATTTGAGAGATATAATTCTCAGTTTCGTCATTGCTGGTAAGGACACATCTGCTGACACGCTTACTTGGTTCTTTTACTTGCTCTGCAAGCATCCTCTGGTTCAAGAAAAGGTTGTGCTGGAGGTGAGAGAAGCAACTAAAGCTCAGATTAACATATCTGCTGATGAGTTTGCCAAGAAGATAACAGAAAAAGCCCTCGACAAGATGCAGTATCTTCATGCAGCGTTAACTGAGACTCTCAGACTCTACCCAGCAGTCCCTATG GATGGAAAGCATTCAGAAGAAGATGATATTCTTCCTGATGGCTTCAAAGTAAAGAAAGGAGATGGTATGTGCTACATGGCTTATGCCATGGGGAGAATGAGATGCATTTGGGGTGAGGATGCGGGGGAGTTTCGACCTGAAAGATGGCTTGAGAATGGTGTTTTCCAACCTGAAAGTCCTTTTAAATTCACTGCTTTTCAG GCTGGTCCTCGGATTTGCTTGGGAAAGGAATTTGCTTATAGGCAAATGAAGATCTTGGCTGCTGTTCTTGTCtactttttcaaattcaaacttGTGGATGAGAGGAAGGAGGCCAGGTATCGAACCATGTTCACCCTTCACATGGATCAAGGTCTCCATCTATATGCATTTCCTAGACTGTAA
- the LOC117933305 gene encoding pentatricopeptide repeat-containing protein At5g66520-like: protein MLEHLKDRLSGLIEECKSMRKLKQIHSQIITSPHLPKAHYHFLITRLLFVCAISDWGSLSYATDVFRLIQNPSLSVYNIMIRAYACKDNGVDEIGLWQPIILYKQMLCSGIAPNYLTFPFLVKECTKRDGGGLGLSVHGQIIKFGFHGDLFVQNSLISFYSACGFLSTARILFDEMSNRDVVSWNALITGYLRSGEIDSALGLFRKMEERNVITWNSTITGLVQGGQPKEAVEYFFEMQVMSNDTVRPDKITIASVLSACASLGAIDHGKWVHSYLKRSGLECDMVIGTALVDMYGKCGCVESAIEVFRKMPKKDILAWTAMISAFALHGLGKEAFDLLEEMETLGVRPNHVTFVGLLLACAHSGLVEKGRLCFDLMRCVYLIEPQVHHYACMVDLLSRAGLFEEAEGLIRCMPMQPDVFVWGALLGGCQMHGNVELGKKVAQYLIDLDPSNHAFYVILCDLYAKASKFDDLKRDHLKL, encoded by the exons ATGCTGGAACATCTGAAGGACAGACTCTCCGGCTTGATTGAGGAATGTAAGAGCATGAGAAAGCTCAAACAAATTCATTCCCAGATCATAACATCACCCCACCTACCCAAAGCCCACTACCATTTCCTCATTACTCGTCTCCTCTTCGTTTGTGCAATTTCAGATTGGGGCTCCCTCAGCTATGCTACTGATGTTTTTCGACTCATACAAAACCCGAGTCTTTCTGTGTACAATATTATGATCAGAGCCTATGCCTGTAAAGACAATGGCGTGGATGAAATTGGTTTGTGGCAGCCAATAATTCTGTATAAGCAAATGCTCTGTTCTGGCATTGCCCCCAATTACCTGACTTTTCCATTCCTTGTGAAGGAATGCACGAAGAGGGATGGTGGTGGCTTGGGTCTTAGTGTTCATGGCCAAATAATCAAGTTTGGATTCCATGGTGATCTTTTTGTTCAGAATTCTCTGATTAGTTTTTACTCAGCGTGTGGGTTTTTGAGTACTGCACGGATCTTGTTTGATGAAATGTCAAACAGGGATGTTGTTTCTTGGAACGCATTGATTACTGGGTATTTAAGAAGTGGGGAAATTGACTCAGCACTGGGTCTGTTCAGGAAGATGGAGGAGAGAAATGTTATTACTTGGAATTCAACTATAACTGGGTTGGTTCAGGGTGGGCAGCCAAAGGAGGCTGTAGAATATTTCTTTGAGATGCAGGTAATGAGCAATGATACTGTTCGACCAGACAAGATTACTATTGCTAGTGTGCTTTCAGCTTGTGCTTCTCTGGGTGCCATTGATCATGGGAAATGGGTGCATAGTTACTTGAAGAGAAGTGGCCTAGAGTGTGATATGGTAATCGGAACAGCATTGGTAGACATGTATGGTAAATGTGGATGTGTGGAAAGTGCAATTGAAGTCTTCAGAAAGATGCCTAAGAAGGATATTTTGGCATGGACTGCCATGATTTCAGCTTTTGCTCTTCATGGGCTTGGTAAAGAGGCTTTTGATCTTTTAGAAGAGATGGAAACACTAGGGGTGAGGCCCAACCATGTGACTTTTGTTGGGCTGTTGTTGGCTTGTGCTCATTCTGGCTTAGTAGAGAAAGGTCGTCTGTGTTTTGACTTGATGAGGTGTGTTTACTTGATTGAGCCACAGGTCCATCACTATGCCTGCATGGTTGATCTACTTAGCCGAGCTGGACTCTTTGAAGAGGCAGAGGGGCTTATCAGATGCATGCCAATGCAACCAGATGTGTTTGTTTGGGGTGCATTACTTGGAGGCTGTCAAATGCATGGGAATGTGGAATTAGGAAAAAAAGTGGCCcaatatttaattgatttggATCCTTCAAACCATGCTTTCTATGTGATATTGTGTGATCTATATGCAAAGGCTAGCAAATTTGATGACTTGAAGAGA GATCACCTGAAGTTGTAA
- the LOC117933596 gene encoding cytochrome P450 704C1-like isoform X2, producing MVLFRNQWGQRCEAKFLFVYIREVMSKDQRPPVAGPVFSQLIHFSKLFDYQASLAQKYITYRMILPSHSEIYTADPVNVEYILKTNFINYGKGEYHCDIMKDLFGDGIFAVDGEKWRHQRKLASYEFSTKVLRDFSTSVFQDNAAKLVLKVSMVAAAKQMMDLQDMLMKSTLDSIFKVGFGVDLNSLSGSDVFGNQFIKAFDDSNVIVYWRYVDLLWRIKRFLNLGLEAALKHNIKVIDSFIFELIRCKREQMKNKELDRGKEDILSRFLLESKKDPKKMNDRYLRDIILSFVIAGKDTSADTLTWFFYLLCKHPLVQEKVVLEVREATKAQINISADEFAKKITEKALDKMQYLHAALTETLRLYPAVPMDGKHSEEDDILPDGFKVKKGDGMCYMAYAMGRMRCIWGEDAGEFRPERWLENGVFQPESPFKFTAFQAGPRICLGKEFAYRQMKILAAVLVYFFKFKLVDERKEARYRTMFTLHMDQGLHLYAFPRL from the exons ATGGTGTTATTTAGAAACCAGTGGGGACAGAGATGTGAAG CTAAATTTCTATTTGTTTACATAAGAGAGGTAATGTCAAAGGATCAACGGCCTCCAGTAGCTGGTCCGGTGTTCAGCCAACTTATACACTTCAGTAAACTCTTTGATTATCAAGCATCTCTTGCCCAGAAGTACATTACTTACCGTATGATCCTGCCATCACATAGTGAAATTTACACTGCTGATCCAGTTAATGTTGAATATATACTCAAAACAAACTTCATCAATTATGGCAAG GGGGAGTATCATTGTGACATAATGAAAGATCTGTTTGGGGATGGAATTTTTGCAGTGGATGGAGAAAAATGGCGCCACCAGCGGAAGCTTGCAAGTTATGAATTCTCAACGAAAGTTTTGCGAGATTTCAGTACTTCTGTTTTTCAAGATAATGCTGCAAAATTGGTTTTGAAGGTTTCTATGGTGGCTGCAGCTAAGCAAATGATGGATTTGCAG gatatgtTGATGAAATCAACTTTGGACTCGATTTTTAAGGTGGGATTTGGGGTTGACCTTAATTCTCTATCTGGCTCAGATGTCTTCGGAAATCAATTCATCAAAGCCTTTGATGATTCTAATGTCATTGTGTATTGGAGATATGTCGATCTATTATGGAGGATTAAGAGGTTCCTTAATTTAGGCTTGGAAGCTGCTCTTAAGCATAACATCAAAGTCATTGacagttttatttttgaattaattagaTGCAAGAGGGAGCAGATGAAGAATAAAGAGCTTGAT AGAGGAAAAGAGGATATATTATCAAGGTTTCTGCTGGAGAGTAAGAAGGAtccaaagaaaatgaatgatcGATATTTGAGAGATATAATTCTCAGTTTCGTCATTGCTGGTAAGGACACATCTGCTGACACGCTTACTTGGTTCTTTTACTTGCTCTGCAAGCATCCTCTGGTTCAAGAAAAGGTTGTGCTGGAGGTGAGAGAAGCAACTAAAGCTCAGATTAACATATCTGCTGATGAGTTTGCCAAGAAGATAACAGAAAAAGCCCTCGACAAGATGCAGTATCTTCATGCAGCGTTAACTGAGACTCTCAGACTCTACCCAGCAGTCCCTATG GATGGAAAGCATTCAGAAGAAGATGATATTCTTCCTGATGGCTTCAAAGTAAAGAAAGGAGATGGTATGTGCTACATGGCTTATGCCATGGGGAGAATGAGATGCATTTGGGGTGAGGATGCGGGGGAGTTTCGACCTGAAAGATGGCTTGAGAATGGTGTTTTCCAACCTGAAAGTCCTTTTAAATTCACTGCTTTTCAG GCTGGTCCTCGGATTTGCTTGGGAAAGGAATTTGCTTATAGGCAAATGAAGATCTTGGCTGCTGTTCTTGTCtactttttcaaattcaaacttGTGGATGAGAGGAAGGAGGCCAGGTATCGAACCATGTTCACCCTTCACATGGATCAAGGTCTCCATCTATATGCATTTCCTAGACTGTAA
- the LOC117933597 gene encoding mitochondrial metalloendopeptidase OMA1, which yields MSFYRRAKSAFNALRSAIPRTPIQEPTSRITHNPSSIYSSNNSRVSGFSPFSLISSQIGLKRCYPNPFLGGARRYYYVDRYRVQHFRPRGPRRWFQNPRTVFIVVVVGSGVLITVYFGNLEAIPYTNRTHFVLLSRSMERKIGEAQFEQLKGTFKGKILPAIHPDSVRVRLISNDIIKALQRGLSHERVWSDPGYAAEGDFMIDEARTRETLAALMDTPPGKWHKDDEILDDKWVHQSRKEAQERGSRPTTQHLEGLNWEVLVVNEPVVNAFCLPGGKIVVFTGLLEHFRTDAEIATIIGHEIGHAVARHAAEGITKNLWFAILQLILYQFIMPDVVHAMSTLLLRLPFSRRMEMEADYIGLLLMASAGYDPRIAPRVYEKLGKVAGDSTLKDYLSTHPSGKKRAQLLAQAKVMEEALTLYREARAGRGIEGFL from the exons ATGTCTTTCTATAGAAGAGCCAAGTCTGCATTCAATGCGCTTCGGAGCGCAATACCCAGAACCCCAATTCAGGAACCCACCTCCAGAATCACCCACAATCCTTCTTCGATTTACAGCTCAAATAATTCTAGGGTTTCTGGGTTTTCTCCGTTCTCTTTGATTTCTTCCCAAATTGGACTAAAGCGGTGCTACCCCAATCCATTTCTTGGTGGCGCAAGGCGGTACTACTACGTCGATCGGTACCGCGTTCAGCATTTCAGGCCGCGAGGACCGCGAAGGTGGTTTCAGAATCCAAGGACTGTGTTCATTGTTGTAGTGGTGGGATCTGGGGTTCTGATCACTGTGTATTTTGGGAATTTGGAGGCGATTCCGTACACAAACAGGACCCATTTCGTGCTTTTGTCGAGAAGcatggaaagaaaaatagggGAGGCGCAGTTTGAGCAGCTCAAAGGCACCTTTAAGGGCAAGATACTGCCGGCGATTCACCCAGATAGTGTGCGTGTGAGGTTGATATCAAACGATATAATCAAGGCGTTGCAGAGAGGGTTGAGTCATGAACGAGTGTGGAGCGATCCAGGGTATGCGGCGGAAGGGGATTTTATGATTGATGAAGCGAGGACGCGTGAAACATTGGCAGCATTGATGGACACCCCTCCGGGGAAGTGGCATAAAGATGATGAGATTCTTGATGATAAGTGGGTTCATCAGAGTAGGAAGGAGGCTCAAGAACGCGGGTCACGGCCAACGACCCAGCATTTGGAAGGATTGAACTGGGAGGTTCTGGTGGTGAATGAGCCTGTTGTGAACGCCTTCTGTTTGCCCGGTGGGAAAATTGTGGTTTTTACGGGATTGTTAGAGCATTTTAGGACGGATGCCGAGATTGCAACCATCATTGGGCATGAG ATTGGGCATGCTGTGGCTCGGCATGCAGCAGAAGGGATAACAAAAAACCTGTGGTTTGCCATTCTGCAATTGATACTTTATCAGTTCATTATGCCTGATGTTGTCCATGCAATGTCCACTCTCCTTCTAAGGCTTCCTTTTTCAAGGAG GATGGAAATGGAGGCAGATTACATTGGCTTGCTATTGATGGCTTCAGCAGGATACGACCCTCGAATTGCACCCAGAGTGTATGAGAAGTTGGGGAAGGTGGCAGGGGATTCGACACTAAAAGATTATCTTTCTACCCATCCATCTGGTAAGAAGAGAGCTCAATTGCTGGCTCAAGCCAAAGTCATGGAGGAAGCCCTCACTTTATACCGGGAAGCAAGAGCAGGCCGAGGAATCGAAGGTTTTCTTTAG
- the LOC117933596 gene encoding cytochrome P450 704C1-like isoform X3: MRVGEGGAFNKTTKFLFVYIREVMSKDQRPPVAGPVFSQLIHFSKLFDYQASLAQKYITYRMILPSHSEIYTADPVNVEYILKTNFINYGKGEYHCDIMKDLFGDGIFAVDGEKWRHQRKLASYEFSTKVLRDFSTSVFQDNAAKLVLKVSMVAAAKQMMDLQDMLMKSTLDSIFKVGFGVDLNSLSGSDVFGNQFIKAFDDSNVIVYWRYVDLLWRIKRFLNLGLEAALKHNIKVIDSFIFELIRCKREQMKNKELDRGKEDILSRFLLESKKDPKKMNDRYLRDIILSFVIAGKDTSADTLTWFFYLLCKHPLVQEKVVLEVREATKAQINISADEFAKKITEKALDKMQYLHAALTETLRLYPAVPMDGKHSEEDDILPDGFKVKKGDGMCYMAYAMGRMRCIWGEDAGEFRPERWLENGVFQPESPFKFTAFQAGPRICLGKEFAYRQMKILAAVLVYFFKFKLVDERKEARYRTMFTLHMDQGLHLYAFPRL; the protein is encoded by the exons ATGAGAGTTGGAGAGGGAGGCGCATTCAATAAGACGA CTAAATTTCTATTTGTTTACATAAGAGAGGTAATGTCAAAGGATCAACGGCCTCCAGTAGCTGGTCCGGTGTTCAGCCAACTTATACACTTCAGTAAACTCTTTGATTATCAAGCATCTCTTGCCCAGAAGTACATTACTTACCGTATGATCCTGCCATCACATAGTGAAATTTACACTGCTGATCCAGTTAATGTTGAATATATACTCAAAACAAACTTCATCAATTATGGCAAG GGGGAGTATCATTGTGACATAATGAAAGATCTGTTTGGGGATGGAATTTTTGCAGTGGATGGAGAAAAATGGCGCCACCAGCGGAAGCTTGCAAGTTATGAATTCTCAACGAAAGTTTTGCGAGATTTCAGTACTTCTGTTTTTCAAGATAATGCTGCAAAATTGGTTTTGAAGGTTTCTATGGTGGCTGCAGCTAAGCAAATGATGGATTTGCAG gatatgtTGATGAAATCAACTTTGGACTCGATTTTTAAGGTGGGATTTGGGGTTGACCTTAATTCTCTATCTGGCTCAGATGTCTTCGGAAATCAATTCATCAAAGCCTTTGATGATTCTAATGTCATTGTGTATTGGAGATATGTCGATCTATTATGGAGGATTAAGAGGTTCCTTAATTTAGGCTTGGAAGCTGCTCTTAAGCATAACATCAAAGTCATTGacagttttatttttgaattaattagaTGCAAGAGGGAGCAGATGAAGAATAAAGAGCTTGAT AGAGGAAAAGAGGATATATTATCAAGGTTTCTGCTGGAGAGTAAGAAGGAtccaaagaaaatgaatgatcGATATTTGAGAGATATAATTCTCAGTTTCGTCATTGCTGGTAAGGACACATCTGCTGACACGCTTACTTGGTTCTTTTACTTGCTCTGCAAGCATCCTCTGGTTCAAGAAAAGGTTGTGCTGGAGGTGAGAGAAGCAACTAAAGCTCAGATTAACATATCTGCTGATGAGTTTGCCAAGAAGATAACAGAAAAAGCCCTCGACAAGATGCAGTATCTTCATGCAGCGTTAACTGAGACTCTCAGACTCTACCCAGCAGTCCCTATG GATGGAAAGCATTCAGAAGAAGATGATATTCTTCCTGATGGCTTCAAAGTAAAGAAAGGAGATGGTATGTGCTACATGGCTTATGCCATGGGGAGAATGAGATGCATTTGGGGTGAGGATGCGGGGGAGTTTCGACCTGAAAGATGGCTTGAGAATGGTGTTTTCCAACCTGAAAGTCCTTTTAAATTCACTGCTTTTCAG GCTGGTCCTCGGATTTGCTTGGGAAAGGAATTTGCTTATAGGCAAATGAAGATCTTGGCTGCTGTTCTTGTCtactttttcaaattcaaacttGTGGATGAGAGGAAGGAGGCCAGGTATCGAACCATGTTCACCCTTCACATGGATCAAGGTCTCCATCTATATGCATTTCCTAGACTGTAA